A DNA window from Callospermophilus lateralis isolate mCalLat2 chromosome X, mCalLat2.hap1, whole genome shotgun sequence contains the following coding sequences:
- the LOC143638653 gene encoding rhox homeobox family member 1-like, whose product MAHWCQYCDPNYYGLGMYDIEIAAEAEEGIAAAAAEEEAAPAAGGHFREGAIGLMEDMIQEGNLNHEGAVNQADEVDHEADGGNQGPEQEQQPRQLANVAAAGPHPRRSGSRIQYKFSQSQVQELENVFQETQYPDMATRNEGQLLHILVEQWGPFMLGNSTTVQDLGTVAETVWFKNKRAKFRKQLRESLLRNAPPPTQEHLELQVLEGP is encoded by the exons ATGGCACACTGGTGCCAGTATTGCGATCCCAACTACTATGGTCTGGGGATGTATGATATAGAGATAGCAGCTGAAGCAGAGGAAGGGATAGCAGCGGCAGCCGCAGAAGAAGAAGCGGCACCTGCTGCAGGTGGCCACTTCCGTGAAGGAGCTATAGGCCTCATGGAAGACATGATTCAAGAGGGTAACCTCAACCATGAGGGCGCTGTGAACCAGGCAGATGAGGTTGACCACGAGGCCGATGGTGGTAACCAGGGGCCTGAGCAGGAGCAACAGCCCAGGCAGCTTGCAAATGTGGCTGCTGCGGGTCCACACCCCCGTCGCAGTGGTTCACGAATCCAATACAAGTTCTCGCAGTCACAGGTGCAGGAACTAGAGAATGTTTTCCAAGAAACTCAATACCCTGATATGGCCACCAG GAATGAGGGACAGCTCTTGCATATCTTGGTTGAACAGTGGGGCCCCTTCATGCTGGGCAATAGCACCACTGTCCAGGATCTGGGAACTGTAGCTGAAACT GTTTGGTTTAAGAATAAGAGAGCCAAATTCAGGAAACAACTGAGGGAGTCATTGCTGAGAAATGCACCTCCTCCTACCCAGGAACACCTTGAACTCCAGGTATTGGAGGGGCCCTAG